The following are from one region of the Sandaracinus amylolyticus genome:
- a CDS encoding LysR family transcriptional regulator, protein MSLIEQPNMPALEDLEAFVRVAETGSFTAAATRMHLPKSTISRRVSRLEAALETALVVRTSRKVTLSEAGAAYLERVGPAIARIEEASAAAREERERPRGHLRITAPGDLSLGWMPRLVTEFRARHPDVTIELLVDDRRVDLVAEGIDLAVRAAQQLEDSSLVARRLSSVGLGLWASTKYLDARGRPTRIEDLASHDFALPRSMQARGRLTLTGPDGERSIDVRAPIGANDMAFLERIAVEGGGIAVLPTVVKLDRTSLEHVLPEYSAGASNLYCVYPSGRVVPAKVRAFRDFLVERAPELEERCTEHGRCPGA, encoded by the coding sequence ATGTCGCTCATCGAACAACCGAACATGCCGGCCCTCGAAGATCTCGAGGCGTTCGTGCGTGTGGCCGAGACCGGGTCGTTCACCGCCGCCGCCACCCGGATGCACCTGCCGAAGTCGACGATCAGCCGGCGGGTGTCGCGGCTCGAGGCGGCGCTCGAGACCGCGCTGGTGGTGCGCACCAGCCGGAAGGTGACGCTCTCCGAGGCGGGCGCGGCGTACCTCGAGCGCGTCGGGCCGGCGATCGCGCGCATCGAGGAGGCGAGCGCCGCCGCGCGCGAAGAGCGGGAGCGGCCGCGCGGGCACCTGCGCATCACCGCGCCGGGCGATCTCTCGCTCGGGTGGATGCCGCGGCTGGTGACCGAGTTCCGGGCGCGACATCCCGACGTGACGATCGAGCTCCTGGTCGACGATCGGCGCGTCGATCTCGTCGCCGAGGGGATCGACCTCGCGGTGCGCGCGGCGCAGCAGCTCGAGGACAGCTCGCTCGTGGCGCGGCGGCTCTCGTCGGTGGGACTCGGGCTCTGGGCGAGCACGAAGTACCTCGACGCGCGAGGGCGCCCCACCCGCATCGAGGACCTCGCGAGCCACGACTTCGCGCTGCCTCGCTCGATGCAGGCGCGCGGGCGGCTGACGCTCACCGGGCCCGACGGCGAGCGCTCGATCGACGTGCGCGCGCCGATCGGCGCCAACGACATGGCGTTCCTCGAGCGCATCGCGGTGGAGGGCGGAGGCATCGCGGTGCTGCCGACGGTCGTGAAGCTCGACCGCACGTCGCTCGAGCACGTGCTGCCCGAGTACTCGGCGGGCGCGTCGAACCTCTACTGCGTCTACCCGAGCGGGCGGGTGGTGCCGGCGAAGGTGCGCGCGTTCCGGGACTTCCTGGTCGAGCGGGCGCCGGAGCTGGAGGAGCGCTGCACCGAGCACGGACGCTGCCCGGGCGCCTGA
- a CDS encoding AAA family ATPase: MAHIAEFEIHGLAGRSAPIRKELHPKTNLFFGGNGSGKTSLLRILRAVLAEDTSSLATVPFTRAEVVVAHPFQKRSFTYSLLRNSAPRSPAEERRYDPKLFVYDETGRPVPDVSLSVQPEKRPMGWAHEYLPTTRMFFGADRTLPEMMRHSLHTEPGIEDLANRLFKDAVEREWLTLYSRSQAQVRKVQEDGLADLLVALLNRSGADENTPPEPEVSAEAAYDRAVTFLRRMRRVRTAPKIGTFTAHYERDPVLQHVMRHIDEVETKIKDIQKPIDEFRTQIDRLFSGGKKLLAGPDGLSVQLAGDRKIDISSLSSGEKQIIRLLMAAIRGDGPILIDEPELSMHINWQREFIRTMRALNQDSQIIAATHSPEILADIPDENIFRI; encoded by the coding sequence ATGGCACACATCGCTGAGTTCGAAATACATGGCCTGGCAGGGCGGAGTGCACCGATCAGGAAGGAGCTGCACCCGAAAACCAACCTGTTCTTCGGCGGCAACGGATCTGGCAAGACGTCACTCCTTCGCATCCTGCGTGCCGTTCTGGCTGAGGACACCTCCTCTCTGGCGACCGTCCCTTTCACGCGCGCCGAAGTTGTCGTCGCTCACCCTTTTCAGAAGCGTTCCTTCACCTATTCGCTCTTGCGGAACAGCGCGCCGCGGTCTCCTGCTGAAGAGCGTCGCTACGATCCCAAGTTGTTTGTCTACGACGAGACCGGCCGTCCGGTCCCGGATGTGTCGCTCTCGGTGCAACCGGAGAAACGGCCGATGGGGTGGGCACATGAGTACTTGCCGACGACCCGAATGTTCTTCGGGGCGGACCGCACGTTGCCCGAGATGATGCGGCATTCTCTTCACACCGAACCCGGCATCGAGGACCTCGCGAATCGCCTCTTCAAAGATGCCGTCGAGCGTGAGTGGCTCACACTCTATAGCCGGTCGCAAGCTCAGGTGCGGAAGGTGCAGGAAGATGGTCTTGCTGACCTGCTTGTCGCCCTTCTGAATCGCAGCGGTGCTGACGAGAACACGCCGCCGGAGCCCGAGGTGTCGGCGGAAGCTGCCTACGATAGGGCCGTTACATTTCTGAGGCGCATGCGCCGTGTCAGAACCGCGCCGAAGATCGGAACATTCACGGCGCACTACGAGCGCGATCCTGTGCTCCAGCACGTGATGCGTCACATCGATGAGGTCGAAACAAAGATCAAAGACATTCAGAAGCCCATCGACGAGTTCCGGACGCAGATCGATAGACTCTTCAGCGGCGGCAAGAAGCTGCTAGCGGGGCCCGACGGCCTCTCGGTTCAGCTCGCCGGAGATAGAAAGATCGATATCAGTTCGCTCTCCTCGGGCGAGAAACAGATAATTCGGCTGCTCATGGCAGCGATCCGTGGCGACGGCCCCATCTTGATCGATGAGCCAGAGCTTTCGATGCACATCAACTGGCAGCGCGAGTTCATTCGCACGATGCGCGCGCTGAACCAGGATTCGCAAATCATCGCCGCGACGCACTCTCCGGAGATCCTCGCAGACATCCCTGATGAGAACATCTTTCGTATCTAG
- a CDS encoding phospholipase D family protein has translation MIAQPRALPRSSDRSLRTISRCGDLDDDLSTDGAPSHARSRKGALAVAHARSSSFGPWRAGRSWRVLRGRHELESAQESRRSLRRYSICAGRGLLQAHLGRSQYGVAVGLATSGEERVLSGHVEVSAVTAPGRELLASVRGLLDSSDDSLLCVAFAQARGVHLIARELESSARRGRARVLVTTTLGATSDAALTALRDGGASIRVLNPGGSTYHPKVYLGRRGRLTTAIVGSANLTSGLVANVEAATVLRGRDDEQPIADLWSWAEQLWADPRSSDFTGPAVERDEEIEPELLAMLHAASRQTPVVYTLGPSAQPNRLAEVTPSGLWVETKRTAERRSGAQVVSPRMLNLAWDVLRARGRLTNREMLDELRIHRSSFVCAVLAKLPGVRVTSTRPIELSYSRS, from the coding sequence TTGATTGCACAACCGAGGGCTCTCCCTAGGTCGTCGGACCGGTCTCTGAGGACGATCTCGCGGTGCGGCGATCTCGATGACGATCTGAGTACTGACGGTGCGCCTTCGCATGCGCGCTCGCGCAAGGGCGCGCTGGCGGTCGCTCACGCTCGGAGCAGTTCGTTTGGGCCGTGGCGAGCGGGCCGCTCGTGGCGGGTGCTTCGCGGCCGGCACGAGCTCGAGTCCGCGCAGGAATCTCGGCGGAGCTTGCGACGGTATTCGATTTGCGCTGGCCGCGGTCTTCTCCAGGCCCATCTCGGTCGCTCGCAGTACGGCGTTGCCGTCGGGCTCGCTACCTCAGGCGAGGAGCGCGTACTCTCCGGTCACGTGGAGGTCAGTGCCGTCACTGCGCCTGGGCGCGAGCTGCTCGCGAGCGTCCGCGGCCTGCTCGACTCCTCCGACGACTCGCTCCTCTGCGTCGCGTTCGCCCAAGCGCGCGGTGTCCACCTCATCGCGCGCGAGCTCGAGTCGAGCGCTCGTCGCGGCCGCGCGCGCGTGTTGGTCACGACCACGCTCGGTGCGACCAGCGATGCAGCACTGACCGCGCTGCGCGACGGCGGCGCGTCCATCCGCGTGCTCAATCCGGGCGGCTCGACCTACCACCCGAAGGTCTATCTCGGGCGCCGCGGCAGACTGACGACTGCGATCGTCGGCTCCGCGAATCTCACCTCGGGTCTGGTCGCCAACGTCGAAGCAGCGACGGTGTTGCGCGGGCGCGATGACGAGCAGCCGATCGCCGATCTCTGGTCGTGGGCGGAGCAGCTCTGGGCCGATCCGCGCTCCTCGGACTTCACTGGTCCGGCAGTCGAACGCGACGAGGAGATCGAGCCCGAGCTCCTCGCCATGCTGCACGCGGCGTCGCGGCAGACGCCCGTCGTCTACACGCTTGGTCCCAGCGCGCAGCCGAATCGGCTCGCCGAAGTGACGCCCTCGGGCTTGTGGGTGGAGACCAAGCGAACCGCCGAGCGTCGCAGTGGCGCTCAGGTCGTCTCGCCTCGGATGCTCAACCTCGCGTGGGACGTGCTGCGTGCCCGCGGTCGGCTCACGAACCGCGAGATGCTCGACGAGCTGCGCATCCATCGCTCGAGCTTCGTCTGCGCCGTGCTCGCGAAGCTGCCGGGAGTGCGGGTGACGAGCACGAGGCCGATCGAGCTCTCGTACTCACGATCGTAG
- a CDS encoding glycosyltransferase 61 family protein → MISKWTPLPALHSAGRLFGWQGRPLQDVADRTWTLSPATRARAPKAFFLPNQLERVTGTMFSEGDALKEVEGGFVDHAPTRAFLFEKAWLLDGVVYKGRGHECIRTRTTRVPRLRVEREIGRGAVYSTFAGMTYFGNWLLHDCLAYPLAAAEGDPVTISRTAVGCHEPTYEEWLGIQPSRLESAFFRELVLFDDFGYTNDKRARFRALREKLFARVDAKPHPGVFVVRGRTGKGKPRVLENEAALAEMLAQRRGFRVLDPAQTDVATIVKTCAGARVVVGVEGSGLAHGILGLAPGGSLLVLQPPDRFVTVYKNTVEREEQHFAFVVGQPRGEGLFYVDPAEVERTLDLLPPARV, encoded by the coding sequence GTGATCAGCAAGTGGACTCCATTGCCCGCGCTGCACAGCGCAGGACGACTCTTCGGCTGGCAGGGCCGACCGCTGCAAGACGTCGCCGATCGGACATGGACTCTCAGCCCGGCGACCCGCGCGCGCGCCCCCAAGGCGTTCTTCCTGCCCAACCAGCTCGAGCGCGTCACTGGGACGATGTTCTCCGAGGGAGACGCGCTGAAAGAAGTCGAGGGTGGGTTCGTCGACCACGCCCCGACTCGTGCGTTCCTCTTCGAGAAGGCGTGGCTGCTCGACGGCGTCGTCTACAAGGGCAGAGGCCACGAGTGCATCCGCACGCGCACGACACGAGTCCCGCGTCTGCGCGTCGAGCGCGAGATCGGGCGGGGCGCCGTCTATTCGACGTTCGCGGGCATGACGTACTTCGGCAACTGGCTCCTTCACGACTGTCTCGCCTACCCGCTGGCGGCCGCGGAGGGAGACCCGGTCACGATCTCGCGCACGGCGGTGGGCTGCCACGAGCCGACCTACGAGGAGTGGCTCGGCATCCAGCCCTCGCGGCTGGAGTCGGCGTTCTTCCGCGAGCTCGTCCTCTTCGACGACTTCGGCTACACGAACGACAAGCGCGCACGCTTTCGTGCGCTGCGGGAGAAGCTGTTCGCCCGCGTGGACGCCAAGCCGCATCCGGGCGTCTTCGTCGTGCGAGGCCGCACCGGAAAGGGCAAACCGCGCGTCCTCGAGAACGAGGCGGCGCTCGCCGAGATGCTGGCGCAGCGCCGCGGCTTCCGCGTCCTGGATCCGGCGCAGACCGACGTCGCCACGATCGTGAAGACCTGCGCGGGCGCGCGGGTCGTCGTCGGCGTCGAGGGCAGCGGTCTGGCCCACGGCATCCTGGGCCTCGCGCCGGGCGGCTCGCTGCTGGTCCTCCAGCCTCCCGACCGCTTCGTCACGGTCTACAAGAACACCGTCGAGCGCGAGGAGCAGCACTTCGCGTTCGTCGTCGGCCAGCCGCGCGGCGAGGGGTTGTTCTACGTCGATCCCGCCGAGGTGGAGCGCACGCTCGACCTGCTCCCGCCGGCGCGGGTCTGA
- a CDS encoding aminotransferase class I/II-fold pyridoxal phosphate-dependent enzyme, with amino-acid sequence MDSISMKKLLGQAVASSLGHEFASTYTEWIRASEATPVTGLETFPVRYFVNGVTQAYDIFFYEHKGRRFRTLQGEYPYVRLSVPDWAHVESDELRPNDALVMSVPFYADGSVPRGYRALLDRCSELGVPVMIDAAYFGTSFGTRFDYTHPAIEMLSFSLSKTFAVHSFRIGILFSKRELSYLEEIQMQARYYNRVGASVGLALMRQFPADFMPSSYRDAHRRVCAELDVIPSRCVMLANLHDDDRRFDALLEDSRFEKPALPPGVRRRICVSGYLRHSGSPLRRLARRLLGKSG; translated from the coding sequence GTGGACTCGATCTCGATGAAGAAGCTGCTCGGGCAGGCGGTCGCGAGCAGCCTCGGGCACGAGTTCGCGTCCACCTACACCGAGTGGATCCGAGCGTCCGAGGCCACGCCGGTCACCGGTCTCGAGACGTTCCCCGTGCGGTATTTCGTGAACGGGGTGACGCAGGCCTACGACATCTTCTTCTACGAGCACAAGGGCCGTCGATTCCGGACGCTCCAGGGCGAATATCCGTACGTGCGACTCTCGGTGCCGGACTGGGCGCACGTGGAGTCGGACGAGCTCCGGCCCAATGACGCGCTCGTCATGTCGGTGCCGTTCTACGCGGACGGCTCGGTGCCGCGTGGCTATCGCGCATTGCTCGACCGCTGCAGCGAGCTCGGAGTGCCGGTGATGATCGACGCCGCGTATTTCGGCACGAGCTTCGGCACTCGATTCGACTACACGCATCCTGCGATCGAGATGCTGAGCTTCAGTCTGAGCAAGACGTTCGCCGTGCACTCGTTCCGGATCGGCATTCTCTTCTCGAAGCGGGAGCTCTCCTATCTGGAAGAGATCCAGATGCAGGCGCGCTACTACAACCGCGTCGGCGCGTCCGTGGGCCTCGCGCTGATGCGCCAGTTCCCCGCGGACTTCATGCCGTCGAGCTATCGCGATGCGCACCGGAGGGTGTGCGCGGAGCTGGACGTGATCCCCAGCCGCTGCGTGATGCTCGCGAACCTCCACGACGACGACCGGCGCTTCGACGCGCTGCTGGAGGACTCTCGCTTCGAGAAGCCCGCGCTGCCCCCGGGCGTGCGGCGGCGGATCTGCGTCAGTGGGTACCTGCGCCACTCCGGCTCGCCGCTGCGTCGTCTCGCCCGGCGCCTGCTCGGCAAGTCCGGCTGA
- a CDS encoding DUF3427 domain-containing protein, whose translation MTARRPPTPGLYDAPVTHSLDASLAALASELHETEPLDPSDAPRALARLLHSRVVHALSAVPTSREDALDRQIALTNRLLELIERDVPDAGASRDDHVAAPGRRLLAVREPAPSSLGHATSPTRPEIPLGTSDLLVNGRHDVSLGPEVKREIASADRVDLLCSFLKWSGFRLVEDELRALVRRRPGALRVLTTAYMSATDRRALDELRALGADVRVSYDTTRTRLHAKAWLFHRESGYSTACVGSSNLSAAAMLDGLEWNVRLSQIDNGPILEKFRTTFEQYWADPEFRAYEPDEFDRAIATQKNESARHLFVFDVEPRPHQREILDDLAAERARGHWRNLVVAATGTGKTIVAALDYARLRKELARDRLLFVAHRREILEQTLTAFQVVLKDASFGELHVGDDRPVRGEHVFASIQSLSRERIDALSPDSFDVVIVDEFHHAAAESYQRLLTHLRPRVLLGLTATPERADGKSVLSHFDDRIASELRLWKALDQELLSPFHYFGVGGAPDLRMIPWSGGKYDTTQLSNVYTADDAFALRVLAETQKRVCDIGAMRALGFCVDVAHARFMARKFSEAKLPAEAVSADTPRTQREQALAALRAGSLRAIFSVDLFNEGVDLPDVDTVLFLRPTESATVFLQQLGRGLRKSRDKDCLTVLDFIGDAHRRFRFDLRYRAIVGGTRKSIQSEIERGFPSLPSGCVIQLDRIAQDAVLENVQHALGLGKKALVEDLRELAKSHRDIDLATFLRETDTDVEDVYSSGAEPWTWTRLRREAGLESSRRDGDEDLQVERALSRMLHVDDPLRLDGFRALLARGSAPAPDASDPIQRWLFVLLGWVRAPYAQMSRAWSHLWSRPALRRELRELFGVLADRSRWLGAPLGDLPLRVHATYTLDEVLAGIDERNDKGGVKRIQTGVFHVPERKLDLLFITLEKSEKHYTPTTLYDDYPISPTRFHWESQSTCHESAPAGKRYIAAKRGAANQVLLFVRERQTGERGERLPYVNLGPGWYRSHRGGRPMQIEWDLQYAMPARMYQETKRAAG comes from the coding sequence GTGACCGCGCGCCGTCCTCCGACTCCGGGCCTCTACGACGCTCCCGTCACCCACTCGCTGGATGCCTCGCTCGCTGCGCTCGCGAGCGAGCTCCACGAGACCGAGCCCCTCGATCCATCGGACGCCCCACGCGCGCTCGCGCGCTTGCTCCACTCGCGCGTCGTGCATGCGCTGAGCGCAGTGCCCACCTCGCGCGAGGACGCGCTCGATCGCCAGATCGCGCTCACCAATCGCTTGCTCGAGCTGATCGAGCGCGACGTGCCCGATGCCGGCGCGTCGCGCGACGATCACGTCGCCGCGCCCGGTCGCCGTCTGCTCGCAGTGCGCGAGCCCGCCCCGTCGTCGCTCGGCCACGCGACCTCCCCGACGCGCCCCGAGATCCCGCTCGGGACGAGCGATCTCCTGGTCAACGGTCGCCACGATGTCTCGCTCGGCCCCGAGGTGAAGCGCGAGATCGCGAGCGCCGATCGTGTCGATCTCCTCTGCTCGTTCCTCAAGTGGAGCGGCTTCCGCCTCGTCGAGGACGAGCTGCGCGCGCTGGTGCGCCGTCGCCCCGGCGCGCTTCGCGTCCTGACCACTGCGTACATGAGCGCGACCGATCGCCGCGCGCTCGACGAGCTCCGCGCGCTCGGCGCCGACGTCCGCGTCTCCTACGACACCACGCGCACCCGCCTCCACGCCAAGGCGTGGCTCTTCCATCGCGAGAGTGGTTATTCGACCGCGTGTGTCGGCAGCTCGAACCTCTCCGCCGCCGCGATGCTCGATGGTCTCGAGTGGAACGTGCGTCTCTCGCAGATCGACAACGGCCCCATCCTCGAGAAGTTCCGCACCACGTTCGAGCAGTACTGGGCCGACCCCGAGTTCCGCGCCTACGAGCCCGACGAGTTCGACAGGGCGATCGCGACCCAGAAGAACGAGAGCGCGCGTCATCTCTTCGTGTTCGACGTCGAGCCTCGCCCCCACCAGCGCGAGATCCTCGACGACCTCGCCGCCGAGCGCGCCCGCGGTCACTGGCGAAACCTCGTCGTCGCCGCGACCGGCACCGGCAAGACCATCGTCGCCGCGCTCGACTATGCGCGGCTCCGCAAGGAGCTCGCGCGCGATCGACTGCTCTTCGTCGCGCATCGACGCGAGATCCTCGAGCAGACGCTCACTGCGTTCCAGGTCGTGCTCAAGGACGCGTCGTTCGGCGAGCTGCACGTCGGCGACGATCGCCCGGTGCGCGGCGAGCACGTGTTCGCGAGCATCCAGTCGCTCTCGCGCGAGCGCATCGACGCGCTCTCACCCGACTCGTTCGACGTGGTGATCGTCGACGAGTTCCACCACGCCGCCGCGGAGAGTTATCAGCGCCTGCTCACGCACCTCCGCCCGCGCGTATTGCTCGGGCTCACTGCCACGCCGGAGCGCGCCGACGGCAAGAGCGTGCTCTCGCACTTCGACGATCGCATCGCGTCGGAGCTGCGACTCTGGAAGGCGCTCGATCAAGAGCTGCTCTCGCCATTCCACTACTTCGGTGTCGGCGGCGCGCCCGATCTCCGCATGATCCCGTGGTCGGGCGGCAAGTACGACACGACGCAGCTCTCGAACGTCTACACCGCCGACGACGCGTTCGCGCTGCGCGTGCTCGCCGAGACGCAGAAGCGAGTTTGCGACATCGGCGCCATGCGCGCGCTCGGGTTCTGCGTCGACGTCGCGCACGCGCGCTTCATGGCGCGCAAGTTCAGCGAGGCGAAGCTCCCGGCCGAGGCGGTCAGCGCCGACACGCCGCGCACCCAGCGCGAGCAAGCGCTCGCCGCGCTGCGCGCCGGATCGCTGCGCGCGATCTTCAGCGTCGACCTGTTCAACGAGGGTGTCGATCTCCCCGACGTCGACACCGTGCTCTTCCTGCGCCCGACCGAGAGCGCGACGGTGTTCCTCCAGCAGCTCGGCCGCGGCCTCCGGAAGTCGCGCGACAAAGACTGCCTCACGGTGCTCGACTTCATCGGCGACGCACACCGTCGCTTCCGCTTCGACCTTCGCTATCGCGCGATCGTCGGCGGCACTCGCAAGAGCATCCAGAGCGAGATCGAGCGCGGCTTTCCTTCACTCCCGAGCGGCTGTGTCATCCAGCTCGATCGCATCGCCCAGGACGCGGTGCTGGAGAACGTCCAGCACGCGCTCGGCCTCGGAAAGAAGGCGCTGGTCGAGGACCTGCGCGAGCTCGCGAAGAGCCACCGCGACATCGATCTCGCCACCTTCCTGCGCGAGACCGACACCGACGTCGAAGACGTCTATTCGTCGGGCGCCGAGCCCTGGACCTGGACTCGACTGCGGCGTGAAGCAGGGCTCGAGTCGAGTCGTCGCGACGGCGACGAAGACCTCCAGGTCGAGCGCGCATTGAGCCGCATGCTCCACGTCGACGACCCGCTGCGCCTCGACGGATTCCGCGCGCTCCTCGCGCGCGGGAGCGCACCTGCGCCCGACGCGAGCGATCCCATCCAGCGCTGGCTGTTCGTCCTGCTCGGCTGGGTGCGCGCGCCCTACGCGCAGATGTCGCGCGCGTGGTCGCACCTCTGGTCGCGCCCCGCGCTACGCCGCGAGCTGCGCGAGCTGTTCGGCGTGCTCGCGGATCGCAGCCGCTGGCTGGGCGCGCCGCTCGGCGATCTCCCGCTGCGCGTCCACGCGACCTACACGCTCGACGAGGTCCTCGCCGGCATCGACGAGCGCAACGACAAAGGCGGCGTGAAGCGCATCCAGACCGGCGTCTTCCACGTGCCCGAGCGCAAGCTCGACTTGCTCTTCATCACCCTGGAGAAGAGCGAGAAGCACTACACCCCGACGACCCTCTACGACGACTACCCGATCAGCCCGACCAGGTTCCACTGGGAGAGCCAGAGCACCTGTCACGAGAGCGCGCCGGCAGGAAAGCGATACATCGCGGCGAAGAGAGGCGCAGCGAACCAAGTCCTGCTCTTCGTGCGAGAGCGCCAGACCGGAGAGCGCGGAGAGCGCCTTCCCTACGTGAACCTGGGCCCGGGCTGGTACCGGTCGCATCGCGGTGGGAGGCCGATGCAGATCGAGTGGGACCTGCAGTACGCGATGCCGGCAAGGATGTACCAGGAGACGAAGCGAGCGGCGGGGTAG